From Nerophis lumbriciformis linkage group LG13, RoL_Nlum_v2.1, whole genome shotgun sequence, one genomic window encodes:
- the LOC133613674 gene encoding uncharacterized protein: MAVKATTCPPNPETAANFEWIDGLLYRKKLERGYINYREVLDENRRLEAIAAFHRRRHRQRHLSLEETYKCVAENYWWDGMYFHIRDFVLGCPECRSQQRKKTEELGSRGCVTKTMATHCSDMLSKLKSQREAGMFCDITLRTSGQSYAAHKAVLAAVSDHFQEVFAGMDSSMKGDLDLTGFSEDSLLSLLDFSYSSTLCVPWKDLPEVITMARHLGMWPAVDACSALMKEHEHVVHPNQNLTINHGAVCNLRHRLQTEAKRKKVMDLEENDGFKLTLDASDESVEGSPRSNLRRTPNLRGHNGLPVSPSHRMKLMDFKSPSSKKSATSKSMVTTPQSKNYSPISPSNTRLLRSSPGAAQKVQRLLSMPESSQRIKKIHSIPQMSCTSRSRSSSVCSPVRVKQEAQEVGEDEEDYARAQEKYKLMNVLGLQRTALLPRPEDLIGWRQKKRLRKLKANNYSLTKRRKPRCAPPALPFGPVTLSLPLCNPVNSLLLNKVGKTKSGGPPIMEIITKRQNPNIQIPPSDRRMRSQGVLPDVFQPGFRGRELRRSLRHGGGVHSPVQQSQRLNSNKTSVKTTVRIKSEPAEYSISGLSLVSNNQHVGTPRRSTPPQTRKARNKDIVKPVNTPRYNSSRKPRRGSAREAEVQSRPSKGPRKEVDTRTTVMDNQPGGFQFSEHSSPPAVHSHPLYKVIKEEPADPVPVAVPFSEPSSPDLGKRQSKPPIKLLDSGFLFSFCRPSGVPMAGMKKEEESVDICLTRSVSQVGEKFGASPRALRARGPPSTLAVVKREEEERRVSQSRVQRPRSSPRNNTVPLASSRRAKAALIIPKKEPKAHNVSNRGCVVIDSSVHRARLKQLRGPRSQAPKVPKAAHACLQCAATYRDCDALIMHRLRHVQGKHWPCPLCSKTFFRLRNVRSHIRTHDPKLYKCRSCIIAGS, from the exons ATGGCCGTAAAGGCGACGACCTGTCCCCCCAACCCTGAAACCGCTGCAAACTTCGAGTGGATCGACGGGCTACTCTACCGAAAGAAGCTAGAAAGAGGCTACATAAACTACCGGGAGGTTTTGGATGAGAACCGGAGACTTGAAGCCATCGCCGCCTTCCACCGGCGACGACATAGGCAGCGTCACCTCTCCCTGGAGGAGACCTACAAATGCGTGGCTGAGAACTACTGGTGGGACG GAATGTACTTTCACATCAGAGACTTTGTCCTGGGCTGTCCTGAGTGTAGGAGCCAGCAGAGAAAGAAGACAGAG GAGCTAGGTAGCAGAGGATGCGTCACAAAGACGATGGCGACACACTGCTCTGACATGCTCAGCAAGCTGAAGAGTCAGCGGGAGGCGGGGATGTTCTGTGACATCACTCTGCGCACTAGCGGGCAATCCTATGCCGCACACAAAGCTGTCCTGGCAGCCGTCAGCGATCACTTCCAGGAAGTCTTTGCAGGGATGGACTCGAGCATGAAAGGAGACCTAGATCTCACTG GCTTCAGCGAGGACAGCCTTTTGTCACTGCTGGATTTCTCCTACTCCTCCACTCTGTGTGTTCCCTGGAAGGACCTCCCTGAAGTCATCACCATGGCTCGCCACCTAGGCATGTGGCCTGCCGTGGACGCCTGCTCTGCTCTCATGAAGGAGCACGAACACGTCGTTCATCCTAACCAGAATTTAACAATAAACCACGGCGCCGTTTGCAATCTGCGCCATCGCCTGCAGACGGAAGCCAAAAGAAAAAAGGTTATGGATTTAGAGGAGAACGATGGCTTTAAACTAACGCTGGATGCATCAGACGAGTCTGTTGAAGGGAGTCCTCGCAGCAATTTGCGTAGAACGCCAAATTTGAGAGGTCATAATGGTCTCCCCGTGAGTCCCTCACACAGAATGAAGCTTATGGACTTTAAATCTCCCTCATCCAAGAAGTCAGCTACGTCCAAAAGTATGGTTACCACGCCACAGTCAAAGAATTACTCACCCATATCGCCATCGAACACCCGTCTTCTCCGTTCAAGTCCTGGTGCTGCTCAGAAAGTTCAACGATTGCTGTCAATGCCGGAAAGCTCTCAACGAATCAAAAAGATTCACTCCATTCCGCAGATGTCATGCACCTCTAGATCCAGGTCCAGTTCGGTTTGTAGCCCAGTTAGAGTGAAGCAGGAAGCGCAAGAGGTGGGAGAGGATGAGGAGGATTATGCCAGAGCGCAGGAGAAGTACAAGCTGATGAATGTACTCGGCCTGCAGAGGACCGCCCTCCTCCCCAGACCGGAAGATCTGATTGGTTGGAGGCAGAAGAAACGACTCAGGAAGCTTAAAGCCAACAACTACTCGCTGACCAAGCGGCGGAAACCCCGCTGTGCACCACCAGCGCTACCTTTTGGACCTGTGACACTGTCACTTCCCCTCTGCAACCCTGTTAACAGTCTCCTCCTCAATAAGGTGGGCAAGACCAAGTCTGGTGGTCCACCCATTATGGAAATAATAACAAAGAGGCAAAATCCGAATATACAAATACCTCCCAGCGACCGTAGAATGCGGAGTCAAGGTGTCTTACCAGATGTGTTCCAACCTGGCTTCAGGGGGAGAGAACTCAGGCGGTCTTTGCGGCACGGTGGCGGTGTCCATTCTCCTGTCCAGCAGTCTCAGCGGCTCAATTCCAACAAAACTTCAGTGAAAACCACAGTCAGGATCAAATCAGAACCAGCTGAATACTCTATCTCAGGTCTCTCTCTTGTATCAAACAATCAACATGTTGGCACACCTCGTAGATCCACACCCCCTCAGACGAGAAAGGCCAGGAATAAGGACATTGTCAAGCCAGTTAATACGCCACGCTACAACAGCAGCCGGAAGCCCAGACGGGGCAGCGCGAGAGAAGCGGAGGTGCAAAGTAGGCCCAGCAAGGGGCCAAGGAAGGAGGTGGACACAAGGACAACAGTCATGGATAATCAACCTGGTGGGTTCCAGTTCTCAGAGCACTCTTCTCCACCGGCTGTCCACAGCCACCCTTTGTACAAAGTCATCAAAGAGGAGCCAGCAGATCCAGTTCCAGTTGCCGTACCTTTCTCAGAACCTTCATCTCCAGACCTAGGCAAGCGCCAGAGCAAACCCCCCATCAAACTACTGGACTCTGGCTTCCTGTTCAGCTTCTGTCGGCCGTCCGGAGTTCCCATGGCGGGGATGAAGAAAGAGGAAGAGAGTGTAGATATCTGTTTGACGCGCTCCGTGTCACAAGTCGGTGAGAAATTTGGAGCCAGCCCCAGGGCATTGAGAGCCAGAGGACCTCCATCTACCTTGGCAGTGGTgaagagggaggaggaggagaggcgTGTGAGCCAAAGCCGGGTTCAGAGACCGAGGTCCAGCCCCAGAAACAACACTGTACCTCTGGCCAGTTCCAGGAGGGCAAAGGCTGCACTCATCATACCTAAG AAAGAGCCTAAAGCCCACAATGTGAGCAACAGGGGCTGTGTCGTGATTGACTCCTCCGTTCATCGGGCAAGGCTAAAGCAGCTGAGGGGCCCACGCAGCCAGGCCCCAAAAGTCCCAAAAGCGGCACACGCCTGCCTGCAATGTGCCGCTACCTACAGGGACTGCGATGCTCTCATCATGCATCGCCTCAGGCACGTTCAGGGAAAGCACTGGCCGTGTCCG CTTTGTAGTAAGACCTTCTTTCGACTGAGGAATGTACGGAGCCACATCCGAACCCACGATCCCAAGTTATACAAATGCAGGAGCTGCATTATCGCAGGTTCCTGA